From Jaculus jaculus isolate mJacJac1 chromosome 19, mJacJac1.mat.Y.cur, whole genome shotgun sequence, a single genomic window includes:
- the Rptn gene encoding repetin has protein sequence MHQLFNSILNVTKVFQKYAQQNGDSTSLSKEELKQLLLTEFGDILRRPNDPETVENILTHLDRDRNGHVDFHEYLLLVFQLAQACHHKLDNKTRGDRTFQKERGQEETQSQKLPGKGNTDRQHKQKHEEQKQKSHYSQSERQSQDTHYGQPQRGDKDSHHSHSERQETDSHYGHSQRQDRHSHHGQSQQLDKDSHHGQYESLDKDYGSDQSETEDQDSSFDQQLSHKSSSGQPEGQGYIFALNQSDNPAQEFPYGQAEKFEQKPKLLDQSSHYGQKGRPGQSSHYGQTDRQGQSSHHGQKDRQGQTSYHGQKDRQGQTSHHGQTDRQRQSSHYGQTDRQGQSSHHGQTDRLDQSSHYGQKGRPGQSYHYGQTDRQGQSSHYGQTDRQGQSSHYGQTDRQDQSAHYGQTDRQGQSSYHGQTDSQGQSSHYGQTDRQDQSSHYGQKGRPGQSYHYGQTDRQGQSSHHGQKDRQGQSSHYGQTDKQGQSSLHGQTDRQGQSSHYGQTDRQSQSFHYGQTDTQGQSSYHGQTDRQDQSSHYGQKGRPGQSSHYGQTDRQEQSSHHGQTDRQGQSSHYDQTDRQDQSSHYGQKDRQGQSSHYGQTQVGETEIRRQNRRDSYGEQAGKPRRLSQPTSGQDGTQKQRQGLQSREERQAWAPQEDDHHNVLVRMHQEEQCSREDGGWQWGAGERDPSQDQTRQSQDMEPGHRVEEDQGIQSLDRHSVEDEESLRDMQEGQTREDGHQKRHRATREGSPHHPQQGRHTHGDKKSHQSQDEKTNQEDQRHQQQWGRKTHEEKGRHQETQHQKSKGHPNREPTHVHRDGQSQGSQGRHFHPPQSGRRPQRQEQGGSHPAGAASAPSPFYDYVREQTSYQCEAVQAPERN, from the exons ATGCATCAGCTTTTTAACAGCATACTGAATGTGACCAAGGTGTTCCAGAAATATGCCCAGCAGAATGGAGACAGTACTTCACTGAGCAAGGAGGAGTTGAAACAGCTGCTCTTGACTGAGTTTGGGGACATCCTCCGG AGACCAAATGACCCTGAGACTGTGGAAAATATTCTGACCCACTTAGACCGAGACAGAAACGGACACGTTGATTTTCATGAATACCTCTTGTTGGTGTTCCAATTGGCCCAAGCCTGTCATCATAAACTAGATAATAAGACACGTGGAGACAGAACCTTCCAGAAGGAAAGGGGGCAGGAAGAAACACAGAGCCAGAAGCTTCCAGGAAAAGGAAACACAGACAGACAACACAAGCAGAAGCATGAGGAACAGAAGCAAAAATCCCACTACAGTCAGTCTGAGAGACAAAGTCAGGATACCCACTATGGTCAGCCTCAGAGAGGAGATAAGGACTCACACCATAGTCATtctgagagacaagagacagatTCCCACTACGGTCATTCTCAGAGACAAGATAGGCATTCCCACCATGGTCAGTCACAGCAACTTGATAAGGACTCCCACCATGGTCAGTATGAGAGCCTAGACAAGGATTATGGCTCTGATCAGTCTGAGACAGAAGATCAAGACTCAAGCTTTGATCAACAACTGAGCCATAAATCTAGCAGTGGCCAGCCCGAAGGTCAAGGGTACATCTTTGCCTTAAATCAATCTGACAATCCAGCCCAGGAATTTCCTTATGGTCAGGCTGAAAAGTTTGAACAAAAACCAAAGTT ACTAGATCAGAGTTCTCACTATGGTCAGAAAGGCAGACCAGGCCAGAGTTCTCATTAtggccagacagacagacaaggacAGAGTTCCCACCATGGTCAGAAAGACAGACAAGGGCAAACTTCCTACCATGGTCAGAAAGACAGACAAGGGCAAACTTCCCACCAtggtcagacagacagacaaagacagagctCTCACTAtggtcagacagacagacaagggcAGAGTTCTCACCATggtcagacagacagactggaCCAGAGTTCTCACTATGGTCAGAAAGGCAGACCAGGCCAGAGTTATCATTAtggccagacagacagacaaggacAGAGTTCTCATTAtggccagacagacagacaaggacAGAGCTCTCACTAtggtcagacagacagacaagaccaGAGTGCTCATTAtggtcagacagacagacaagggcAGAGTTCCTACCATGGTCAGACAGACAGTCAAGGACAGAGCTCTCACTAtggtcagacagacagacaagaccaGAGTTCTCACTATGGTCAAAAAGGCAGACCAGGCCAGAGTTATCATTAtggccagacagacagacaaggacAGAGTTCCCACCATGGTCAGAAAGACAGACAAGGACAGAGCTCTCACTATGGTCAGACAGACAAACAAGGGCAGAGTTCTCTCCAtggtcagacagacagacaaggacAGAGCTCTCACTAtggtcagacagacagacaaagccaAAGTTTTCATTATGGTCAGACAGACACTCAAGGGCAGAGTTCCTACCAtggtcagacagacagacaagaccaGAGTTCTCACTATGGTCAGAAAGGCAGACCAGGCCAGAGTTCTCATTAtggccagacagacagacaagaacaGAGTTCCCACCAtggtcagacagacagacaaggacAGAGCTCTCACTAtgatcagacagacagacaagaccaGAGTTCTCACTATGGTCAGAAAG acagacaaggacAGAGCTCTCACTATGGTCAGACCCAGGTCGGGGAAACTGAAATTCGcagacaaaacagaagagactCTTACGGTGAGCAAGCTGGAAAGCCGCGGAGACTAAGCCAACCGACTTCAGGACAAGATGGGactcagaagcagaggcaagGACTCCAGTCGAGGGAGGAGCGCCAGGCGTGGGCTCCCCAGGAAGACGACCACCACAATGTGCTAGTGCGCATGCATCAAGAAGAGCAGTGCTCCCGTGAAGACGGAGGCTGGCAGTGGGGAGCCGGTGAACGAGACCCCAGCCAAGACCAGACCAGGCAGAGCCAGGATATGGAGCCAGGCCACCGAGTCGAGGAAGATCAGGGCATCCAAAGCTTGGATAGACACAGTGTTGAGGATGAGGAGAGTCTACGTGACATGCAGGAAGGACAAACCCGTGAAGATGGGCACCAGAAACGGCACAGAGCGACTCGTGAAGGAAGCCCACATCACCCACAGCAGGGTAGACACACGCATGGAGACAAGAAGAGTCACCAGAGCCAAGACGAGAAAACCAACCAAGAGGATCAAAGGCACCAGCAACAGTGGGGTAGAAAGACTCATGAAGAAAAGGGGAGGCACCAAGAAACCCAGCATCAAAAATCCAAAGGCCACCCGAACCGAGAACCAACCCACGTGCATAGAGACGGCCAGAGCCAAGGCTCGCAGGGAAGACACTTCCATCCCCCGcagagtggcaggaggccccaaaGGCAAGAGCAAGGTGGCAGTCACCCTGCCGGGGCAGCTAGCGCGCCCAGCCCCTTCTACGACTACGTACGAGAGCAGACGTCGTACCAGTGCGAGGCTGTGCAAGCGCCCGAGCGAAACTAA